In Hydractinia symbiolongicarpus strain clone_291-10 chromosome 15, HSymV2.1, whole genome shotgun sequence, one DNA window encodes the following:
- the LOC130628804 gene encoding MMS19 nucleotide excision repair protein homolog, translating to MADSSHEDLMEKLVTEYHNNSDSVKEYASKICASISLKNDKSILNVVELLSFMLTSNIVENRAKGTNLLAECMHCISSGTLDERELITIIQFFCDRLRDHHSIQPLVIYAFLGLTSFHDVSDKLIITILQSIFAEVHVQSLVQSDRHNVFNLFSNLLKCRIECLKKYSADFVLGFIQAMDGERDPRNLLICFENSFMVLEKLDFSLFTEDFFEVLSCYFPVDFTPPKENNFEITKKDLVLSLRKCLTATANFAPFAVPLFIEKLSADMEDAKIDSIITFTKCLEIYNPADVEIFTKEIWLQIRKDYLLSETSEYSSYYLTFVSNFIICLSKSDNEEHLSNLIELLIKDCLQTLKDPDMMIAVQCGAIISCFCDASEYVFDKVANRLLPAIQDSLLKYSSVPQRRNLLEITWKILGVHSEMLPVILVEFAKELLPLLYTILNQYEDTKLHVLALSCIERIVAKKKLLNNLDSDVLAQSVLAIPLSKVLTTELYNAFVSLIKICSAKLPRLVRHHFVNPAKKKIDTEDFDLQKQSIKIFSKCCINEVLTEEILLLILDVASTSSNKRMAVFEAVSEILQHTIKTFDRNVVYDPLLKLLHTSTQHTIEEFSKMSQCLSHAYNKLTVSESKTVLDETCNIVLKHNSIHHNPFEEKQFILLCRSLFTQVDIAMLLNHDVKNVLKEIWFAMVKIESGVFSNFDQFAVEQGSVAIGCVINKLPEDSATPLAKEFLHEIESKLVTYPCSSVILLTWLTKALVLNWQKQSVPSIQLLYECLSKESTGFWAASGFGRIVQDIENSFDLKSGARIKLMYKQRFGQFVLPLLLEGYHNGSTTTKPFYMTAIANTLSAMPKTTIQKYLKSLMPILLTSLSASEKNDVTSALTTVKNVLEQNKDTTIEYIDSLISNLSGLVAHQKMCVRMTCLQCLTILSTYPTYIVEPRRVGVIRVVKPALDDKKRFVRKEAVQCINAWYMLAG from the exons ATGGCTGACTCCAGCCACGAGGATCTAATGGAAAAATTAGTAACGGAATATCATAATAACTCTGACTCAGTTAAAGAATATGCGTCAAAGATTTGTGCATCAATATCTTTAAAGAATGATAAATCGATTTTGAATGTTGTGGAGCTTCTCTCATTTATGTTAACTAGTAACATTGTTGAAAATCGGGCGAAGGGAACCAACTTATTGGCTGAATGCATGCACTG tATTTCCAGTGGAACCCTTGATGAAAGAGAGCTTATAACTATAATTCAATTCTTTTGTGATCGACTGCGTGATCATCATTCCATCCAACCTTTGGTTATTTATGCTTTTCTTGGATTAACCTCTTTTCATGATGTTAGTGACAAGCTTATTATTACAATTTTACAATCCATTTTCGCAGAAGTTCATGTGCAGTCACTTGTTCAATCTGATCGTCACAATGTATTCAATTTGTTTTCGAACCTTCTTAAATGTAGGATTGAATGTCTTAAGAAGTACAGTGCTGATTTTGTACTTGGATTTATTCAAGCAATGGATGGGGAAAGAGACCCTCGTAATCTTTTGATATGCTTTGAAAATTCATTTATGGTTTTGGAGAAATtggatttttctttgtttacggAAGATTTTTTTGAAGTGTTGTCATGTTATTTTCCAGTTGATTTTACACCacctaaagaaaataattttgaaataacaaaaaaagatttagtTTTATCACTTCGAAAATGCTTAACCGCCACTGCTAATTTTGCACCATTTGCTGTCCCACTGTTCATTGAAAAGTTATCTGCCGACATGGAAGATGCTAAAATTGATTCAATCATAACCTTTACAAAATGTTTAGAAATATACAATCCTGCAGATGTTGAAATATTTACCAAAGAGATCTGGTTACAAATTCGTAAAGACTACCTCCTTTCAGAAACGAGTGAATATTCATCCTATTATTTAACCTTTGTTTCAAATTTTATCATATGTTTATCAAAATCAGATAATGAAGAACATTTGTCAAATTTGATTGAGCTTTTGATTAAAGATTGTTTACAGACTTTAAAAGACCCTGATATGATGATCGCTGTACAATGTGGAGCCattatttcttgtttttgtgATGCATCGGAATATGTGTTTGATAAAGTTGCAAACAGGCTACTTCCTGCAATACAAGATTCACTACTGAAGTATTCATCTGTTCCTCAACGTAGAAATCTCCTTGAAATTACATGGAAAATTCTCGGCGTACACAGTGAAATGTTACCTGTTATTTTAGTTGAGTTTGCGAAAGAACTTCTTCCACTTTTGTATACTATACTAAATCAATACGAAGACACCAAACTTCATGTTTTAGCATTGAGTTGCATTGAGCGAATTGTAGCAAAGAAAAAGTTACTGAATAATCTAGATTCTGATGTACTAGCACAATCCGTACTTGCTATACCACTATCAAAAGTTTTAACAACTGAGCTGTATAATGCTTTTGTATCCTTAATTAAAATCTGTTCAGCAAAGTTGCCACGTTTGGTTAGACATCACTTTGTTAATCCAGCTAAGAAGAAAATCGATACTGAGGATTTTGACTTGCAAAAGCAATCCATAAAGATTTTCTCAAAATGTTGTATAAATGAAGTCCTTACTGAAGAAATTTTGTTGCTTATATTGGATGTTGCATCCACAAGCTCCAATAAGCGCATGGCTGTTTTCGAAGCAGTTAGCGAAATATTGCAACACACTATAAAAACGTTCGACAGGAATGTTGTGTATGACCCTTTGCTAAAGTTGTTACATACTTCCACTCAACACACAATAGAAGAATTCAGCAAGATGTCTCAATGTTTATCACATGCATACAATAAGCTGACAGTGTCTGAAAGTAAAACAGTTCTTGACGAAACTTGTAATATTGTGTTGAAGCACAATTCGATTCATCATAATCCTTTTGAGGagaaacaatttattttattatgcaGAAGTCTTTTTACTCAAGTTGATATAGCGATGTTGCTGAATCAtgatgtcaaaaatgttttaaaagaaatttggtTTGCAATGGTAAAAATAGAGTCTGGagtattttcaaattttgatcAGTTTGCAGTTGAACAAGGAAGTGTGGCAATTGGTTGTGTAATTAACAAACTTCCAGAAG ATTCTGCCACACCCTTAGCGAAGGAATTTCTCCACGAAATTGAGAGCAAATTGGTAACATACCCATGTTCCAGTGTAATTCTCTTGACTTGGCTTACTAAAGCGCTTGTCCTGAATTGGCAAAAGCAATCTGTACCCAGCATCCAGTTACTGTACGAATGTTTAAGCAAAGAATCGACCGGATTTTGGGCTGCCAGTGGATTTGGTCGCATTGTTCAAGATATTGAAAATTCTTTTGACTTGAAGTCCGGAGCTCGCATAAAGTTGATGTACAAACAAAGATTTGGTCAATTTGTTCTTCCATTGCTTTTGGAAGGCTATCATAATGGTAGCACCACTACGAAGCCATTTTACATGACTGCAATTGCGAATACACTGTCAGCTATGCCGAAAACAACAATCCAGAAATATTTGAAATCA TTGATGCCGATTCTTCTAACATCTTTGTCGGCAAGTGAGAAAAACGACGTTACGTCGGCATTAACAACCGTCAAAAATGTATTGGAACAAAATAAAGACACGACTATTGAGTATATAGATTCTCTGATATCAAATCTGTCGGGGTTAGTAGCACATCAAAAAATGTGTGTTAGAATGACTTGTTTGCAATGTCTCACTATATTATCGACTTATCCGACATACATCGTAGAACCACGACGAGTTGGTGTTATTCGAGTTGTAAAGCCGGCATTGGATGATAAGAAACGTTTTGTTCGGAAGGAGGCTGTGCAATGTATAAACGCTTGGTACATGCTAGCTGGGTAG
- the LOC130628836 gene encoding ephrin-B2a-like isoform X2 — MFSQKILIFYTFIYMAECLLLPTFYWDIRNPLFNLQDCDDEYTNIFIDSGSQMNFLCPSSVIRFTGEKSEVSKSDLYESMYLVEEEEFKNCDINKSKENRILNCNSPLNPNNIIFKTWYISDITSGSHSFGVNKTYFLVATSNGTVSGINNLKGGRCETNNMRIALTVCEVGSNCHKRPACRNPKKAFTVTSTTSTTTTTTTTSSTTSTMKTTKKKIVALPSQSDKQCGETTFTTITAICLILGLIFGLLTGVGLILVLQRIKNRYACLNSNSKEQNQPNFV; from the exons ATGTTCAGTCAaaagattttaatattttacacCTTCATTTACATGGCAGAATGTTTACTATTGCCTACATTTTACTGGGATATTCGAAATCCACT ATTCAACTTGCAAGATTGTGATGATGAGTACAcaaatatatttattgataGTGGTTCTCAAATGAACTTTTTATGTCCATCCAGTGTAATAAGATTCACAGGCGAAAAATCTGAAGTCAGCAAGAGTGATTTATATGAGAGCATGTATCTTGTCGAAGAAGAAGAATTTAAAAACTGTGATATTaataaaagtaaagaaaatcGCATACTTAATTGTAATTCTCCGCTGAATCCcaataatataattttcaagACCTGGTATATCTCAGATATTACGTCAGGCAGTCACTCGTTTGGTGTcaataaaacatattttcttgTTG CAACATCTAATGGAACAGTAAGTGGAATAAATAACCTAAAAGGTGGTCGTTGTGAAACCAATAATATGCGAATTGCACTTACAGTCTGTG agGTTGGTTCGAACTGTCATAAAAGACCGGCATGTAGAAATCCTAAAAAAGCTTTCACAGTCACATCAACaacgtcaacaacaacaacaacaacaacaacgtcgTCGACGACGTCAACTATGAAGacgacaaaaaagaaaatagttgCACTTCCGTCTCAATCAGACAAACAATGTGGTG AAACAACTTTCACAACAATAACTGCAATATGTCTCATCTTGGGATTAATTTTTGGACTTTTAACTGGAGTAGGATTAATACTGGTTCTGCAAAGAATTAAAAACAG GTATGCATGTTTAAATTCTAATTCTAAAGAGCAGAATCAACCAAACTTTgtgtaa
- the LOC130628836 gene encoding ephrin-B2a-like isoform X1, translating into MFSQKILIFYTFIYMAECLLLPTFYWDIRNPLFNLQDCDDEYTNIFIDSGSQMNFLCPSSVIRFTGEKSEVSKSDLYESMYLVEEEEFKNCDINKSKENRILNCNSPLNPNNIIFKTWYISDITSGSHSFGVNKTYFLVATSNGTVSGINNLKGGRCETNNMRIALTVCEVGSNCHKRPACRNPKKAFTVTSTTSTTTTTTTTSSTTSTMKTTKKKIVALPSQSDKQCGETTFTTITAICLILGLIFGLLTGVGLILVLQRIKNREEKEPPKTANMAPTVELDPNETLRREANRKYFSADNPTYRHSTEFKRLLSTNSASSTERHSVVPLGEYE; encoded by the exons ATGTTCAGTCAaaagattttaatattttacacCTTCATTTACATGGCAGAATGTTTACTATTGCCTACATTTTACTGGGATATTCGAAATCCACT ATTCAACTTGCAAGATTGTGATGATGAGTACAcaaatatatttattgataGTGGTTCTCAAATGAACTTTTTATGTCCATCCAGTGTAATAAGATTCACAGGCGAAAAATCTGAAGTCAGCAAGAGTGATTTATATGAGAGCATGTATCTTGTCGAAGAAGAAGAATTTAAAAACTGTGATATTaataaaagtaaagaaaatcGCATACTTAATTGTAATTCTCCGCTGAATCCcaataatataattttcaagACCTGGTATATCTCAGATATTACGTCAGGCAGTCACTCGTTTGGTGTcaataaaacatattttcttgTTG CAACATCTAATGGAACAGTAAGTGGAATAAATAACCTAAAAGGTGGTCGTTGTGAAACCAATAATATGCGAATTGCACTTACAGTCTGTG agGTTGGTTCGAACTGTCATAAAAGACCGGCATGTAGAAATCCTAAAAAAGCTTTCACAGTCACATCAACaacgtcaacaacaacaacaacaacaacaacgtcgTCGACGACGTCAACTATGAAGacgacaaaaaagaaaatagttgCACTTCCGTCTCAATCAGACAAACAATGTGGTG AAACAACTTTCACAACAATAACTGCAATATGTCTCATCTTGGGATTAATTTTTGGACTTTTAACTGGAGTAGGATTAATACTGGTTCTGCAAAGAATTAAAAACAG AGAAGAAAAAGAACCGCCTAAAACAGCTAACATGGCGCCAACTGTGGAGTTAGACCCGAATGAGACTTTAAGGAGGGAGGCGAATCGTAAATATTTCAGCGCGGACAATCCTACGTATAGACATTCCACTGAATTCAAAAGATTACTAAGCACGAACTCCGCCTCATCTACTGAAAGACATTCTGTTGTCCCATTGGGTGAATACGAGTAA
- the LOC130628835 gene encoding uncharacterized protein LOC130628835 gives MVEKRIISQLSQPPSASFKSKRPRQPLLVFEQRPVAQQRSLFGKSSLCQQRPGSQRSMPLNNAWDKDSSRPNTGQSFPERQSKNPFFIRNAPHPTKVRHIKGFLNVPVCTVLDAGYNENVPKKQQLKTNFLFSYPGEKKKEKFIPGVGIVNLEPSWVKLLKEFTEKVEEKPTRTKSLPLRLQSINEEREMRISTTTPMPRLQVTLPPPVGETSPQRGVMSRQSSRASNHRSQNRSHLRRIEEDFVRQSCEQLKRADVNQNNIKNGFFNIQNISFEDNPAYVFYILSQVLQTDSIDDIGSWLLQAPGREKEIVLNMVRAVANTNRDFRQGMLELEKLKQPDYQKNFLYHENSLDIEEIKKHNNETRNNSKFHSNNSIMDQLEETVECDIRHATRKSLRSGEEILKDVFPKLTEEDAEIEGIRSQLASRSGSVNVFSKTR, from the exons atGGTGGAGAAG AGAATCATCTCACAGTTGTCCCAACCGCCCTCCGCATCATTTAAATCCAAACGCCCACGCCAACCACTACTAGTGTTTGAACAACGCCCAGTGGCTCAACAACGTTCTTTGTTTGGAAAAAGCTCACTGTGTCAACAACGCCCGGGATCTCAACGTTCCATGCCGCTAAACAACGCATGGGATAAAGATAGTAGTCGTCCAAACACCGGGCAGAGTTTTCCAGAAAGACAAAgtaaaaatcctttttttatcCGAAACGCGCCTCATCCGACAAAAGTGAGGCACATCAAAGGTTTTCTCAATGTTCCAGTTTGTACAGTGCTGGACGCCGGATACAACGAAAATGTACCGAAAAAACAGCAATTGAAAACTAACTTCCTTTTTTCTTATCctggtgagaaaaaaaaagagaaattcaTTCCTGGAGTTGGTATAG TAAATTTAGAGCCATCCTgggtaaaacttttaaaagagtTCACCGAAAAAGTTGAGGAGAAACCAACTCGAACAAAATCGCTTCCATTGCGGCTACAATCGATAAATGAAGAACGCGAAATGCGTATCTCTACAACCACTCCGATGCCTCGTTTACAAGTAACTCTCCCTCCTCCTGTGGGTGAAACCTCCCCACAGAGAGGTGTTATGAGTCGGCAGTCCTCACGAGCGTCGAATCATCGTTCACAAAATCGGTCACACTTACGAAGAATCGAAGAGGATTTTGTACGCCAATCGTGTGAACAATTAAAGAGGGCGGATGTCAATcaaaacaacatcaaaaatggtttctttAACATTCAGAATATTTCGTTTGAAGACAACCCTGCGTAT gttttttatattttgtctcAAGTTTTACAAACAGATTCGATCGATGATATCGGAAGTTGGCTTCTACAGGCACCAGGAAGAG aaaaagaaatagtTCTGAACATGGTACGCGCCGTTGCAAACACAAATCGTGATTTTCGACAAGGAATGTTGGAATTGGAAAAACTCAAGCAGCCagattatcaaaaaaattttctttatcaCGAAAATAGTCTTGATATTGAAG aaataaaaaaacataataatgagacaagaaataactCGAAATTTCACTCAAATAACTCGATTATGGACCAGCTAGAAGAAACAGTTGAATGTGACATTAGACATGCTACGAGAAAGAG TTTAAGATCTGGAGAAGAAATTCTAAAAGatgtttttccaaaattaacTGAAGAAGATGCAGAAATAGAAG GAATCAGAAGCCAATTAGCTTCACGAAGTGGAAGCGTAAATGTTTTTTCGAAGACGAGATAA